The nucleotide window GCTCGGGCGAGCGGTGCGCACGATGAACGATGCGAACTGCTTTGCGCTGTCGGAGGCGGCGGATGGTGCGGGTGCCGGCGGATCGACGGTGTTCGGCGTCATCCTTGGCACCGGCGTCGGCGGTGGAATCGTGATCGATGGACGCTGCGTGGTGGGCACCAACTCGGTTGGCGGAGAGTGGGGACACAATCCGCTGCCGTGGATGACGCCGGACGAATATCCCGGGCCGCAATGTTATTGCGGCCGTCGCGGGTGCATCGAGCAATTTCTGAGCGGGCCGGCGGTCGAGCGCGAGCGTTTCGAACGCCACGGGGCGCGGGTGCGCGCCACCGACGCCATTGACGCGGTGTACCACGACCGTCTCGCACGGGGGCTGGCGTCGGTGATCAACGTGCTCGACCCGGAGATCATCGTGCTCGGCGGTGGAATCTCGAATGCGGCGGGACTGGCTGACCGCGCACGTATGCTGCTGCCACGATATGTGTTCTCTAATTCCGTCGTGACGCGCGTCGTGAAGAACATGCACGGCGACTCGAGCGGGGTGCGAGGGGCGGCGTGGTTGTGGAGCGAGTCCGAAGCGTGACTTGCACGTCGCTCGAGACCGCAACAGTTTAGTCACGTCCTGGCTCCGTCCCATCCCGCGGAGGAGACACCATGCTTGGTCGCACGGTTGCTCGACTGGCGGTTGCGATCGCCGCACTGACGACGGCGGTCCCGGCTCAAAGCCCGAACAAGAAGTATCTCGCCGGCATCGTCAGTGACTCGCTTGGCCATCCGATTCCGTACGCGAACGTCACGCTGAATGGTGCAACGCGCGCGATTACGAGCGACTCGGGCACGTTTCGTTTGGACGCGCCGCGCACCGGGCACTTCACCGTCGATGTCCGGCGCATCGGGTTTCGGCCGGCGTTCGTCGATTTCGCCGCTCTGCCTGATACGACCGTGCGGATTCCGATGGAGCCAGTCATCCAGATGTTGGAGGCCACCGAGATATCGGCCCAACCGGCGCTCGCGTCACTGAGGGCGCATGGCTTTTACGACCGCCTGCATCAGCGTGAGCGCGGCCCGCTCGTCGGCTATTTCATCACGCCCGAGGACATCGAGCAGCGACACGCGTCGCGCGCATCGCAGATGCTCGAGGTGATCCCCACGCTGAAGGTCCACTACGTTCGCGGCGGGCCGAGGGAGCCATTTCCGCACTATGCGGTGTATGGCTTCGACGGGTGCCAGGCCGCCGTCTATCTCAACGGAACGCGCTTGAACACGCTGCACGACGACGCGACGAGCATCGCATCGATTGTCTCGCACGAAAAAAGCGGACGTGCGCTTCCCGAACCGCCGGACTTCGATGGACTCGTTGATCCGCTGTCGCTCGCCGGAATCGAGGTTTACACCCGCGGCACGCGAGCGCCACCAGAATATGAAGGCCTCAACGGCGGTTGCGCTGTGGTCCTCGTCTGGACAAAATAAGCGAGCGTCGGCTCAGACCATCGCTTCGCCGACAATCCGCAGCGCCGCACGCACCGCCCCACGCGCGGCGACCACCGGCTCGCTGCGTACCTGCGCGCCCGGCACCGCCGACTTCAAGCGATGCTCGAGCCGCTTCCTCAGCGTCGTGCCTCGCGACAGCATGCCGCCCGAAAACGCGACGGGCAACGCCGCGCGTTCGTCGCCGAACAACTGGCGCGCCAGCGAGCGCACGTGCAGCACCAGCTCCTCGACGGCGAGCGTGACGAGCGCGTTCGCGCGAAGATCACCCGCATCCGCAACGCTGAGCACGACCGGCGCGAGCGTCGCGAGCTGCGACGGTGGCGCGTTCCCGGCCCATCCGACCAAATCGGACGTCTCGTTCACTTGCGCGGCGGTGAGAATGGCGCCCGTGAGTGCCGTTTCAGGTTCGCGGCCGTCGGCGGCGCTCGTCACCACCGACAGCGCCTTGCGTCCGATCCAAGCACCGCTGCCTTCGTCACCGCACACCGGGCCCCACCCGCCGCAGCGCGCTGTCGCGCCCGCGGGACTCCGGCCGAATGCAACCGAACCAGTGCCGCTGATCAACAACACGCCCGGGCCGTCGCCAAATGCGTCGTCGAGCGCGATGCTGAAATCCGAATGGATCACGAGCTCGGACGCGAGATCGCGGCTCACCAGCGCCTGCCACAACTCCTGGCGCTCGGCCTCGCGTCCGGCGCCGGCGACGCCGATCGACAGCACGCGTGGCGTGACGTGAGTCATCTCGCACGACGCGAGCGCGTCGCGCACGACCTCCGCGATCACGTTCGCCGACCGCTCCGCCTGTCCTGGACGCACCGCGCTGCCCGGTCCAACCGTCTCGGCGATGGTCTTGCCCTGGTCGTCGGCGACGATCGCGTGCGTCTTCGAGCCGCCGCCGTCGATTCCAATTACGATGAATGTCATATTGCGTCTGCGACCGCCTCAACGCGATTGGGCGCGGCGGCGTGGGTGAACGAGGAGAGGGCTCCGACGGCGAACGTGATCGTCGTTCCAATGAGCACGTACCACGGATAGGCGATCTGTGTCAACGGCGCGAGCGTGCCGCTCAATCCCGGCACGGCCGAACCGATTTGCTTCGCGAACACGATCACGCTCATCACCGCGATGCCGACGGACATGCCGAGGATCGCGTCGCGCTGCCGTGCCCGCGGCCAGAAGATAGCGAGGAAGAAGCCGCCCAGCAGGCCGCCGTACGTGAACGAGGCGATCGACAGCGCGATGACGACGACCGGCGTCTGCTGATTCTGCGGAAAGAGCAGAGCGCCGCCGGTGAGAATGATGCCCCACACCAACGCGAAGATGCGACCAACGCGCAGCGTCTGCGGATCATCCGGGTCGCGCTTGGTGATCGGCAGGTAGATGTCGTGCGTCGACGCGGCGGCGAGTGAATTGATCGCGCCCGAGTGCGTGCTCATCGTCGCGGCGAGAATGGCGGCGAGCAACAGGCCGACCAGCCCGTGCGGCATCTGATCGACGATGAACGTCGGGAAGATCGCGTCGGGCGTCGGGAACGCGCGATTGGCGTAGAACACCCAGAGCCCGATCCCGAGCAACAGGAAGAGCGTGAACTGGATGATGACCGCGACGCCGCTGCCGATCACCGCCGCGCGCGATTCGTTGAGCGAGCGCGCCGACAGCAGTCGCTGCACGATCAACTGATCCGCGCCGTGCGACGCCATCGAGAGAAACGCGCCGCCGATCAATCCCGCGCCCATCGAGTTCGGGTTGGAGACGAACGGTCCCCACGAAACCACAGTGAGTTTGCCGGCAGCGCCGGCGAGATCAAAGATGTGACTCCAGCCGCCGGGCACGAGATGTCCGACGAGAATCGCGGCCGACAGGCCGCCCAGGAGATACACCGACGCCTGGACGATCTCCGTCCACACGACCGCGCGCATGCCGCCGCGAATGGTGTAGATGACGGTGAGCGTACCGAGAACGAGCACGGCGACCGGCATGACGAACCGTTGCGGCAGCAGCGGACCGATGATGATCGCGATCGGCACCGCCGTGGCGAACACGCGCACCGAATCGGCCATGCCGCGCGTCGCCATGAACACGACCGAGGTGAAGCGCCGCGCGCCGATGCCGAAGCGCTTTTCGAGCAGCGCGTACGCCGTGACGAGATTGCCCTCGTAGTAGCGCGGCAGCAGCGTGAACGCGAGCACGATACGCCCGAGCAAATATCCGGTGGCGATGTCGAGGAATCCGAGATTCGTTTTGTAGGCGAGTCCCGGAATGCTGATGAACGTCAGCGCGCTCGTTTCGCTGGCGACGATCGAGAACATGACCGCCCACCACGGAATCTCGCGGTCGGCGACGAAGTAGTCCTTTGCGTCGCGCTGCCGGCGTCCAACCCACATGCCGAGCAGTGTGATGCCGAGGAGGTATGCGACGATGACGACGAAGTCGAGCGCGTCGAGGCCGCGCACTACGCGGTCCCGTGTGCCAACGGGTTACTCCACCACATACGCTTCCATCGCGAAATACTCGGCGAGCCCCAGCCGGTCGAGCTCCGCCGCCGTGCCCTTGTTGCGCGCTTCGACACGCTGCCAGAACTCGCGCTCGTCGTAGCCGCCGGGGAAGGGCGCGGAGTCCTTTTGCGATTGATGTTTAAAGATCGCTTGAATCTTGAGGCGCAGCTCTTCCTGCGAGAGCGGCACGAGCCAGGTTGCTTCGTGAATCGGCCATTCCTGCCAGGCGCCTCTGTAGAGCCACACTTCCGGACGCGGCTGGCCCTTCAGTTCCATCAGCGCGCGATCGATCGCTTCCTTGCACATGCGGTGCGTGCCGTGCGGATCGGAGAGGTCGCCCGCGACGAAGATCAGGTCCGGCTTCACTTCCTCGAGCAGCGACCGGACGATGTCCACGTCTTTCTGCGTGATCGGATCCTTGCGCACCTTGCCAGTTTGATAAAACGGCAGATCGAGGAACCGCGCGGCGCTGCGCGGCAACCCGACGGTCTCGATGCCGCTCACCGCTTCCGCTTCGCGGATGATGCGCTTGATGTCCTGCACCTCGGAGATGTCGACCTCGCCGGGCGACTTGCGATCGAGTCGTTCATGCACCTTCGCCGCGAGCGGTTCCACCTTCGCGCGATCGACGATGTCCTCGGCCGCGAGGCGCTCCAGAAAATCGAGGTGGCGCCGCACGTCGTGATCGAACACGGCGATGTTGCCGCTCGTCATGTACGCGACGACGATGTCGTTGTCGTTTTCGACAACCTTGCGCAGTATGCCGCCCATCGAGATCACGTCGTCGTCGGGGTGCGGCGAAAAGCAAATGATCTTGCGGCCCATCGGCAGCTTCGACTTTCCGCGAATTTTTGCGCCCAGAATGTTGAAGACCTTGCCGTTCACTTCGCCCGGCGAGCCGAACTTGGCGACGAGCGACGACATCCGCGCGTCGGCGTAGTCGCGCTGCGTGAGCTTGAGGATGGCCTTGCCCGTTTGCTGCGAGAGCCAGATCACCGCGCGCACGATCAGCTCGGAATTCCATTCGACTTCGTCGATGAGCCACGGCGTCTTGATGCGCGTGAGCTCCACGGCGGCGGAGCGATCGAGATAAAACGTGGTGTTCGGATGGCGCTGAAGGAACGTCGCGGCGACTTCGACGTCGATGTCCCCTTCGACGGCGCGCTGCACGATGCCCGCTTTATGTTCGCCGGTCGCGATGATCGCGATCTCGCGCGCCTCGAGGATCGTTGCGACGCCCATCGTTACCGCCTCACGGGGCACGTACTCTTCGCCGAAGAAATCGGCGGCGGCGTCCTTGCGCGTCACGGCGTCGAGCGTGACCAGGCGCGTGCGGCTGTCGGAGCCAGAGCCGGGCTCGTTGAAGCCGATGTGTCCCGTCTTGCCGATGCCGAGGATTTGAAAGTCGATCCCGCCCGCGCGCTGAATGGCGCCCTCGTACCGATCGGCCGCGTCGTCGATCTCGGTGCGCGGCAAGTCGCCCGGCGGGATGTGCACGTTCTCGGGCTTGATGTCGATCTGCGAGAAGAGATTCTCCCACATGAACCGATGGTAGGAGTGAATGCTCTCCTTCGGCATGGGGTAGTATTCGTCGAGATTGAACGTCACGACGTTCGCGAAGCTCAACTCGTCGTCGCGGTGCATGCGA belongs to Gemmatimonadaceae bacterium and includes:
- a CDS encoding ROK family protein yields the protein MRIGVDLGGTKIEAIALGPRGEELARRRVATPQGDYRATIDAIAALVEGIERETKARGTVGIGIPGVVDPATGLVKNANSTVLIGHPLERDLSARLGRAVRTMNDANCFALSEAADGAGAGGSTVFGVILGTGVGGGIVIDGRCVVGTNSVGGEWGHNPLPWMTPDEYPGPQCYCGRRGCIEQFLSGPAVERERFERHGARVRATDAIDAVYHDRLARGLASVINVLDPEIIVLGGGISNAAGLADRARMLLPRYVFSNSVVTRVVKNMHGDSSGVRGAAWLWSESEA
- a CDS encoding carboxypeptidase regulatory-like domain-containing protein, which encodes MLGRTVARLAVAIAALTTAVPAQSPNKKYLAGIVSDSLGHPIPYANVTLNGATRAITSDSGTFRLDAPRTGHFTVDVRRIGFRPAFVDFAALPDTTVRIPMEPVIQMLEATEISAQPALASLRAHGFYDRLHQRERGPLVGYFITPEDIEQRHASRASQMLEVIPTLKVHYVRGGPREPFPHYAVYGFDGCQAAVYLNGTRLNTLHDDATSIASIVSHEKSGRALPEPPDFDGLVDPLSLAGIEVYTRGTRAPPEYEGLNGGCAVVLVWTK
- a CDS encoding BadF/BadG/BcrA/BcrD ATPase family protein — translated: MTFIVIGIDGGGSKTHAIVADDQGKTIAETVGPGSAVRPGQAERSANVIAEVVRDALASCEMTHVTPRVLSIGVAGAGREAERQELWQALVSRDLASELVIHSDFSIALDDAFGDGPGVLLISGTGSVAFGRSPAGATARCGGWGPVCGDEGSGAWIGRKALSVVTSAADGREPETALTGAILTAAQVNETSDLVGWAGNAPPSQLATLAPVVLSVADAGDLRANALVTLAVEELVLHVRSLARQLFGDERAALPVAFSGGMLSRGTTLRKRLEHRLKSAVPGAQVRSEPVVAARGAVRAALRIVGEAMV
- a CDS encoding sodium:solute symporter, giving the protein MRGLDALDFVVIVAYLLGITLLGMWVGRRQRDAKDYFVADREIPWWAVMFSIVASETSALTFISIPGLAYKTNLGFLDIATGYLLGRIVLAFTLLPRYYEGNLVTAYALLEKRFGIGARRFTSVVFMATRGMADSVRVFATAVPIAIIIGPLLPQRFVMPVAVLVLGTLTVIYTIRGGMRAVVWTEIVQASVYLLGGLSAAILVGHLVPGGWSHIFDLAGAAGKLTVVSWGPFVSNPNSMGAGLIGGAFLSMASHGADQLIVQRLLSARSLNESRAAVIGSGVAVIIQFTLFLLLGIGLWVFYANRAFPTPDAIFPTFIVDQMPHGLVGLLLAAILAATMSTHSGAINSLAAASTHDIYLPITKRDPDDPQTLRVGRIFALVWGIILTGGALLFPQNQQTPVVVIALSIASFTYGGLLGGFFLAIFWPRARQRDAILGMSVGIAVMSVIVFAKQIGSAVPGLSGTLAPLTQIAYPWYVLIGTTITFAVGALSSFTHAAAPNRVEAVADAI
- the nagB gene encoding glucosamine-6-phosphate deaminase, whose product is MERSVAGSRRDTVVTTKGARDSVEDRGPSHVSHGTYSGERIRTVVVEDHEDIARLVANRIATLIQERNAAGEQTVLGLATGSTPIGVYRELIRMHRDDELSFANVVTFNLDEYYPMPKESIHSYHRFMWENLFSQIDIKPENVHIPPGDLPRTEIDDAADRYEGAIQRAGGIDFQILGIGKTGHIGFNEPGSGSDSRTRLVTLDAVTRKDAAADFFGEEYVPREAVTMGVATILEAREIAIIATGEHKAGIVQRAVEGDIDVEVAATFLQRHPNTTFYLDRSAAVELTRIKTPWLIDEVEWNSELIVRAVIWLSQQTGKAILKLTQRDYADARMSSLVAKFGSPGEVNGKVFNILGAKIRGKSKLPMGRKIICFSPHPDDDVISMGGILRKVVENDNDIVVAYMTSGNIAVFDHDVRRHLDFLERLAAEDIVDRAKVEPLAAKVHERLDRKSPGEVDISEVQDIKRIIREAEAVSGIETVGLPRSAARFLDLPFYQTGKVRKDPITQKDVDIVRSLLEEVKPDLIFVAGDLSDPHGTHRMCKEAIDRALMELKGQPRPEVWLYRGAWQEWPIHEATWLVPLSQEELRLKIQAIFKHQSQKDSAPFPGGYDEREFWQRVEARNKGTAAELDRLGLAEYFAMEAYVVE